The following are from one region of the Juglans regia cultivar Chandler chromosome 10, Walnut 2.0, whole genome shotgun sequence genome:
- the LOC108991543 gene encoding uncharacterized protein LOC108991543 has protein sequence MWNFASNCTAGSVEPKNNVPLNPTQAASECSDDEASSTVSREEGLECPICWESFNIVENVPYVLWCGHTLCKNCILGLQWAVVKFPTLPVQLPLFISCPWCNLLSFRLIYRGNLKFPRKNYFLLWMVESMNGDRVKSNSSFSGGHQSVSPTNGNLPNGQVGYGNLRRVQNTRHPEPSRSNHDHGRLNNYLSMENLHSLLRKSLVFFVHLTAKFPLVVIFLLIVLYAIPASAAILALYILVTVVFALPSFLILYFAYPSLDWLVREIIT, from the coding sequence ATGTGGAATTTTGCATCCAATTGCACAGCTGGAAGTGTTGAACCGAAAAACAATGTCCCTCTAAACCCAACCCAAGCAGCATCTGAATGCTCTGATGATGAGGCTTCTTCTACTGTTAGCAGAGAGGAAGGTCTAGAGTGCCCAATATGCTGGGAATCCTTTAACATTGTTGAAAATGTACCCTATGTTTTATGGTGCGGCCATACCCTTTGTAAGAATTGCATACTGGGACTGCAATGGGCTGTTGTGAAATTTCCCACTCTACCAGTTCAGCTTCCACTCTTTATCTCCTGCCCATGGTGCAATCTCTTATCCTTTCGTCTGATTTACAGGGGAAATCTCAAATTTCCTCGCAAGaactattttcttctctggatGGTTGAGAGCATGAATGGTGATAGAGTGAAGTCCAATTCTTCCTTCTCTGGGGGTCATCAATCAGTCTCTCCAACAAATGGAAATTTACCGAATGGTCAAGTCGGCTATGGTAACCTCAGGAGGGTACAAAATACTCGTCATCCTGAGCCATCTAGATCAAACCATGACCATGGTCGTCTCAATAATTACCTCAGTATGGAGAATCTGCACTCCTTGCTACGGAAGTCACTGGTTTTCTTTGTTCATTTGACAGCCAAATTCCCATTGGTGGTTATATTTCTTCTGATTGTCTTATATGCAATACCTGCCAGTGCAGCCATCTTGGCTCTGTACATACTTGTTACAGTTGTGTTTGCTCTCCCATCATTTCTCATACTGTACTTTGCATATCCTAGTCTGGATTGGCTTGTGAGAGAAATTATCACATGA